In one bacterium genomic region, the following are encoded:
- a CDS encoding translation initiation factor IF-2 N-terminal domain-containing protein, protein MVRKLRVYELAKHYGVDSPVILKMLRDMHAEAKSHMSVVEDDVIEKIHASYQRKREIMRVNYAQAHNLDPEKLKHVASFRPLDLPVAPDEPEVEKKPAKPAKKTVKKKVAAKKEPAAKEPAAGKTATAKADGKVVADGETAAAAPPRPGPAAAPMTDAEAAGKPAVAKPPKNPAPPPVEAPAEP, encoded by the coding sequence TTGGTCAGGAAGCTCAGGGTCTACGAACTCGCCAAGCACTACGGCGTCGACAGCCCCGTCATCCTCAAGATGCTGCGGGACATGCACGCCGAGGCCAAGAGCCACATGAGCGTGGTCGAGGACGACGTGATCGAGAAGATCCACGCCAGCTACCAGCGCAAGCGCGAGATCATGCGCGTGAACTACGCCCAGGCGCACAACCTGGATCCCGAGAAGCTCAAGCACGTCGCCAGCTTCCGGCCCCTCGACCTGCCCGTGGCGCCCGACGAGCCCGAGGTGGAGAAGAAGCCGGCCAAGCCCGCGAAGAAGACCGTCAAGAAGAAGGTCGCCGCGAAGAAGGAACCGGCCGCGAAGGAGCCCGCGGCGGGGAAGACGGCGACGGCGAAGGCGGACGGCAAGGTCGTCGCCGACGGCGAGACCGCCGCCGCGGCGCCCCCGCGTCCGGGACCGGCCGCCGCGCCGATGACGGACGCGGAAGCCGCCGGCAAGCCCGCGGTCGCGAAGCCGCCGAAGAACCCCGCCCCGCCGCCGGTGGAGGCGCCCGCCGAGCCCGA